The genome window GCTCGTTGACCGCCTTCGTCAGGGCGTAGGGGGAGAGGCAGCGCCCCGGCATGTCCTCGGACTTGGGGAGCCGGGGGTCGTCGCCGTAGACCGCGCTGGACGAGGCGTAGACGACGCGCCGGACGCCCTGCGCGCGCGCTCCCTCCAGGACGTTGACGAAGCCCTCCGTGTTGACGGCGCTGAAGGCCAGAGGCCGTTCCATGGAGAGTGGGACGGAGGCGAGGGCCGCGTGGTGCAGGACGAAATCGACGCCCTCGCAGGCCGTGCGGCAGAGCTCCGGGTCGGCGATGGAGCCCTCGATGAAGCGGAACCGGGCCTCCGCACCCTCCCCCGCTCCGGAGAGGGCCAGGACGAGGTTGCGGCGGTACCCGGCGCTGAGGTCGTCCAGACCGACGACCTCCTGCCCCGCCGAGAGCAGCGCCTCGGCGAGATGCGAGCCGATGAACCCCGCCGCCCCGGTCACGAGCCAGCGGCGGAGCTTCCCCAGTTTCGGCCCGAACTCCTCGAGCAGGGCCGAATAACGATAGGTGTCCGAAACTCTTTTATCGCGCATCTTGTCTCAATTCCCCTCTGTGCCGGTTTTGTACGTCGGCGGTGCGCCCAGGTCCAGCGCGGCGACGTGCCAGGTTCCGTCCCCGGCCATGGCCGAGTAGTACAGCCTTTCGGTCCCGTCCTCCATCGGCACGATGGAGGAACGGTATATCCTTTTCTCCTCGAAGAAGTAGCCGGGCTCGAAGGGCTTCCCCTCGACGTCCCATGAGAGCCCGCCGTCCCCGCTCCATCCCCACAGGAGCTCCGCGTCGACCCCGCGGTCCCTGGCCGTGGTCAGCAGAAGCCGAAGGCGGCCGGAGCCCCCTGAGACATCCAGGTGCCAGGGGGCCTTCAGGGGGAAGGGGGCCGCGATCTCCGTTTTGATGGGTCCGCTCCAATGGAGCCCGTCGGGGCTCGTGCGCCGGACGATGAAACGTTCTCCCACCTCGTAGTCCACGGTCCAGAGCACGCGGGTCCCATCCAGGACCAGGGCGCTGGGGGACAGAAACTTGCGGTCCGACCCCGTCGGCAGGCGTTCGCTCAGCACCGCCTCCGGAGGGCTCCAGACGACGCCGTCCGGGGAGGTCGTCAGGAGGATGCGGTTCTCCGTCTCGCCGGTGTTGAGGACCGCGGTCCAGCGGTAGTAGAGATGGAGCAGTCCCTCGTGGAGCAGCAGCGAGGGGTCGGAGTGAAACTCCTTTCGGATCTCCCTGCGGGAAGGCTCGACGGGGACCCGGGCCAAGGGGTTTTGCAGCCCCTCGGGAACCTGCCAGCGCAGGCCGTCCCGGGAGACGTAGAACTCGGGGTTCTCGAAGTAGTCGGTCCCTATGGGATAGGGGGTCGCCGCCATCAGCCAGGTCCAGCCGCCCTTCCCCCATCCTCCGGGCACGTGCAGCACATCGGGGTGAGTGGCCTCCCCGGAGCCCTCGGAGGTGGGGAGGTTCAGGAGCGTCGGGAGGTGCCGGACGTCCCCGCGCAGCCTGAGGAAGGGGGAATGGAACACGCGCTTCGGATTGTTCTCCTCCAGGCGCCGCTCCAGCCCCGGGATGCGGACGTTCATCCTCCGAAGCCCCTTCTCCGCCTCGCGGAGAAGGGAGTACAGGAGCTGCTGGGGCGTTTTCCTTGTCCAGGTGAGGACGAGCAACAAGAGAAGAAAGAGAGAGGAGAGCATGGTCATCGGAAGCTCCCTTTTTCTCGAAATGATCGAGCGCTTTGGGACGCGGCGTCAATTCCCGCGTTTGAAGTCGGCATAAAAATCCCCTATATCGATGGAGGCCCAGCAACTCTGAGCCAGCTCATAGCCGGAACCGCGAAAGCCGGCCTGAACACATTTCTTGTTGTGGTCTTGCAGGAAACTTATTGCGGGGATAAAATCCCTGTCGGAGGATACCAACAGGGCAACGTCGTAGTTGTTCAGCCAAGCCTTTTTCAGCATCAGCGTCACAAGAGTGCTGTCCACTCCTTTTTCCTTGTATCCCAACATCGGCTTTCCGCATTGCGGGCACGATGGGACTTCATGATGCTCGGCCCCGGTACAGACAGGACCTTGTTCCATCTTCTGTCGAGGAAGGAAGGTGCTCGTCAATCCGTTGATCTTCTGAAGCGTCGTCCTGGACCAGTTCCACAGAGAGACTTCATGAGGGGAGTAGGAGCCGACGACCTCACAACCAGCATATTCCAACGCATCGGACAAGCCGTCCAACCGCCTGCCTTGAAGGTATTGTATGAAGGCGGAGGGGATCTTGAACCAGTCGATCAAAAAAGATTCGTCGAGTTTTTTCATGTTCAGGGTGAAATTCCAGAAATCGATGAATAACGCCACCCTGGACTTTACGGGTTCGGTTGACATCCTTGCCATCCCTCCCATTTTAAGTTAAAAAAATTAGCCAGACCCGTTATCCCCATTATACATGGGCGGAATCTGGCTGGTTTTTAATTGGTTTGATTATAGGTTTGGACCTGTTTCCTGTCAAGATGATAAAGCGCATCCAGCTCCCCGAAGGCCGCGAGCGCCCGGTCCGGCGTGATGTCCGCCAGGCAGTCCTGGGGGCAGGCGTAGTTCCGGCAGCCCGCCAGGGGGCAGCTCACCCGGACCTCCCGGAACCACGGCATCCGGAAGTTCATCTCCCAGGCGTCCGTGACGCCGAAGAAGCCCAGGGTGGGGGTCCCCGTCAGGGCCGCGAGGTGCAGCGGGCCGGTGTCGTTCCCGACGGCGGCCGTGCAGGACCTCGCGACGGCCGCCATCAGGGGGAACGGTGTGCGTCCCACGAGGTTCAGGACGGAGGGGCTTCGCAGCGCCTCCTCGATCGCGCCCGCCGTCTCCGCCTCCCTGGGGCCGTGTCCGTTCAGGACGATGCCCCATCCCCCGGCGGCCAGGGGGCGCAGAAACTCGATCCAATGGGCGACAGGCCAGAACTTCTGCGGCTTGCTGGCCCCGATGATCGCGAGGAGACGCCTTGGGGGGAGCGGGGCCAGAAGGGAGCGCGCCCGCTCCAGGTCCTCCTCCGCGGCGAAGATCGCGGGCTCGGGGCGGCTGGTGAAATCCACTCCCAGCGCGTCCAGGTACTCCCAGTGGGTGGTGGTGTAGGCGAACTGCATGCCGCTGTTGTAGCCCAGCCGGATGGGGGCCTTGCTGAAGAGCGCCGTCAGGGCGGCGGCGCCTCCGCGGTGCAGGCTGATCAGCCACTGGTAGCGTCCGCGGATGCTCCGAAGGAGCCGGAAGAAATCCCAGGGGCTCTTCCTGACGTTCCAGAAAAGAAGATCGTCGATGTAGGGCTGTTTCCCCAGGATGTCTCCGTACTCGGATCGGGTCAGGAACGTCAGCCTGACGCCGGGGTAGGCCCTCTTGAAGGCGCAGGCCGAGGCCGCGCTCTGGAGCACGTCGCCGAACGCGCTGAAACGAATCCACAAAACCCTGTCCCCGTCCCGGGGACGAACGATGCTCATCGGTCGAGTACCTCTTTTCCTGTCGTCACGAATTCCGGGTCCGGCCCAGGAGGACGTCCTGCCAGGCGGACACGGAGCGCTCCACGGAGAACCGCTCCGCCGCGGCCTGGAGCGTCTTTCGGGGGAGCGGGGCCCGGAGCGTCCCGCGCATGGCCTCCGCCATCGCCGCCGCGTCGCCGACGGGGACCAGCCGCCCCCATCGCCCCCCCTCCAGAATCTCCCGCGGGCCGTTGGGGCAGTCCGTCGAGACGACGTTGGCGCCGCAGGCCAGGGCCTCCACGAGGACGTTGGCGAACCCCTCGCATCGCGAGGAGAGCACGAGCGCGGCGGCCCTCGCCATCCAGGCGTAGGGGTTCGGCTCGAAGCCCGCGAAGTGGACGTCCTCCGCTATGCCGAGTTCCGACGCCAGGCCCTCGAGACGCCCCCTGTCCGGACCGTCCCCCAGCAGGACGAGCCTTGCCTCCGTGTCCCGGGTAAGCATCCGGAAGGCCCGCAGCAGGTCGTCGTACCCCTTGAGCGGAATCAGGCGCCCGACCGCCAGAAGGACGGGCGCGCTCCCCGGGCGCAGCCAGGGATGTCCGACGGGCTCGGTTGCCGCGGCCCTCAGGGAGGCGTCCACGATGGGATTGTACACGACCCGGATTTTCGACGGCGGGACGATGCCGAGTCGCACGAGGTCGTCCGCCGTGCCCCGGGATACGCAGACGCAGCACTCCGCCTGGCGGTAGAGGAACCGGGCGCGCATGCTGCGGCGCCAGCGGTGAAAGGGGGCGTCGTTCGCCATGCGTGCGCCGAAGGTGCTGTGCTCCGAGGCCACCAGGCGGAAGGGAAGGCGCCTCAGGATCCTGCTCCACGCCGCCAGGAGGTTCGTCATGTGGCCGAAGGAGACCACGGTCCCCGGCCCCTCGGTCCGGAGACAGGCGGCCAGCTTCGAGCCGGGGTGGAGCAGGGCGAGGGGCTGGCTGGTGCAGCCCAGCTCGTCCACTCGGACCCTCGGCGAGAGGAGCGGACGGAATGCGCCTCCTCGGCGCAGGACCGCGCAGACGACGTCCATCCCCCTCTCCGCCAGCCCGTTGGCCAGGTTGACGACGACGCGCTGGATGCCCCCAACCTCGAGGTCGGAGCAGAGAAGGACGATCTTTTGCGAGCCCGCCGCGCCCACTCGGGACCCCTCCATTGTCCAGCCCTCCCTCGTCCCGGCCTCCCGGGCCGCGAAAAAATTTTTCGGGTAGCCTGCGTCGGCTCCCGTTCGCTTCTTTTATTGTACAGGATGAAGCCGCTCCCGTGCGGACCGGCTTCATCGGGCTCATCTGCCCCTCATGTCTCGGACCGGAGCGTGTCCTGAGAATACCATGGGGCGTCCCGACCGCGGGACGCCCTGCGGTTGTCTGCGTCATTTCCGCTTGGAGCGCGAGGATTTTCTGGTACAATGAGAGAAAAGTACATAACGCGCGTTATTTCGTTGCAGTCGTGTTGAGAAGCAGCCATATTGAAGAATGAGAAGGAGGAGGAATGAATCATGATGGAGAATATTCGGGACGGCGTTATCCTGTCCGCTCAGAGCACCCGTACGGAGGTGGTCAACGCCTTCTTCCGCAAGGTGTATCACTGGATGGCGGCGGGGTTGATCCTCACGGCGGTGATGGCGCACGTGACCGCATCCAGCGGGGCCATGCTGCGGCTGGTCTTCGGTTCGCCTTTTGTGCTGTTCGGCCTGATTGGGCTGGAGCTTCTTCTGGTGATCGCTATCTCTGCGGGGATCAACCGTCTGTCGGCGGGGACCGCCTCGGTGCTGTTCGTGATCTACAGCTTGCTGAACGGGATAAACCTTTCCGGCGTCCTGCTGATCTACTCGGGGCAGTCGGTGTTCAGCGCCTTCCTGACGACCGCGGGGATGTTCGGGGCCATGAGCGTCTACGGGCTCTATTCTAAGCGCGATCTCACCGCTTGGGGGAGCTTCCTGACGATGGGGCTGATCGGCCTGCTCATCGCCATGATCGTCAACCTCTTCATGAAATCGACGATGGTGGAGTTCGTCACCAGCATCTTCGGCGTCGTGATCTTCCTGGGGCTGACGGCCTGGGACACGCGGAAGCTGCTCCAGATCGGGGGCGAGCTCGACGGCGTGGAGGGCAGCGAGAGCGCGCACAAGCTGGCCATCGTCGGCGCCTTGGAGCTCTACCTGGACTTTATCAATATCTTTCTGTTTCTCCTGAGGCTTTTTGGTAAGCGCCGCTGATTTTCGGGAACGCCCCCGGCGTTTTCCAGAAGGAGACTGTCGGGATGTTCCTTGCGGTGCGTATGTTTTTTGCGATACAATGACATATACCGTGCTGAGGGGCCCCTGTCGGAGGATGTGGCGGGGGCCCCTTGGGTGCGCGGATAAAACAAATTTTTATGAGGATATTTTATCGATATTTTCTGGAGGACAACCTTATCAATGGCTGAGAAAGCTACAAGCCCGCGGCGCAGGAGCAGGGCTTCCGCCGCGGGCCGCGAGAGGAACGCATCTTTGAAGTTCATCCCCCTGGGCGGCCTGGGGGAGATCGGCAAGAACATGTATGCCGTCGAGTACGGCGACGACATCATCGTGGTCGACTGCGGCCTGATGTTCCCGGATCAGGAGCTGCCGGGGATCGACTACATCGTCCCGGACATCTCTTACCTGGAGGCGAATCGCGAGAAGGTGCTGGGGATCATCATCACCCATGGCCACGAGGATCATACGGGGGCTCTGCCCTTCGTGCTGCCGCGCCTCAACGTCCCGCTCTACGGGACGCGTCTGACGCTGGGGCTGATCGGGAACAAGC of uncultured Fretibacterium sp. contains these proteins:
- a CDS encoding NAD-dependent epimerase/dehydratase family protein, translating into MRDKRVSDTYRYSALLEEFGPKLGKLRRWLVTGAAGFIGSHLAEALLSAGQEVVGLDDLSAGYRRNLVLALSGAGEGAEARFRFIEGSIADPELCRTACEGVDFVLHHAALASVPLSMERPLAFSAVNTEGFVNVLEGARAQGVRRVVYASSSAVYGDDPRLPKSEDMPGRCLSPYALTKAVNELYAELWTRAYGLETVGLRYFNVFGPRQDPNGAYAAVIPRWIDAVRSGRAAVIFGDGTATRDFCSVRNVVLANLLAAAAESPEAPGHVFNIACGERTTLGELLEKIRAVFAQGADVPVRREPPRPGDIPHSLASIERAERVLGYRPRVSLEEGLREMAEDG
- a CDS encoding NYN domain-containing protein; its protein translation is MSTEPVKSRVALFIDFWNFTLNMKKLDESFLIDWFKIPSAFIQYLQGRRLDGLSDALEYAGCEVVGSYSPHEVSLWNWSRTTLQKINGLTSTFLPRQKMEQGPVCTGAEHHEVPSCPQCGKPMLGYKEKGVDSTLVTLMLKKAWLNNYDVALLVSSDRDFIPAISFLQDHNKKCVQAGFRGSGYELAQSCWASIDIGDFYADFKRGN
- a CDS encoding glycosyltransferase family 9 protein, with protein sequence MSIVRPRDGDRVLWIRFSAFGDVLQSAASACAFKRAYPGVRLTFLTRSEYGDILGKQPYIDDLLFWNVRKSPWDFFRLLRSIRGRYQWLISLHRGGAAALTALFSKAPIRLGYNSGMQFAYTTTHWEYLDALGVDFTSRPEPAIFAAEEDLERARSLLAPLPPRRLLAIIGASKPQKFWPVAHWIEFLRPLAAGGWGIVLNGHGPREAETAGAIEEALRSPSVLNLVGRTPFPLMAAVARSCTAAVGNDTGPLHLAALTGTPTLGFFGVTDAWEMNFRMPWFREVRVSCPLAGCRNYACPQDCLADITPDRALAAFGELDALYHLDRKQVQTYNQTN
- a CDS encoding glycosyltransferase; the encoded protein is MEGSRVGAAGSQKIVLLCSDLEVGGIQRVVVNLANGLAERGMDVVCAVLRRGGAFRPLLSPRVRVDELGCTSQPLALLHPGSKLAACLRTEGPGTVVSFGHMTNLLAAWSRILRRLPFRLVASEHSTFGARMANDAPFHRWRRSMRARFLYRQAECCVCVSRGTADDLVRLGIVPPSKIRVVYNPIVDASLRAAATEPVGHPWLRPGSAPVLLAVGRLIPLKGYDDLLRAFRMLTRDTEARLVLLGDGPDRGRLEGLASELGIAEDVHFAGFEPNPYAWMARAAALVLSSRCEGFANVLVEALACGANVVSTDCPNGPREILEGGRWGRLVPVGDAAAMAEAMRGTLRAPLPRKTLQAAAERFSVERSVSAWQDVLLGRTRNS
- a CDS encoding Bax inhibitor-1/YccA family protein, coding for MMENIRDGVILSAQSTRTEVVNAFFRKVYHWMAAGLILTAVMAHVTASSGAMLRLVFGSPFVLFGLIGLELLLVIAISAGINRLSAGTASVLFVIYSLLNGINLSGVLLIYSGQSVFSAFLTTAGMFGAMSVYGLYSKRDLTAWGSFLTMGLIGLLIAMIVNLFMKSTMVEFVTSIFGVVIFLGLTAWDTRKLLQIGGELDGVEGSESAHKLAIVGALELYLDFINIFLFLLRLFGKRR